A window of Candidatus Hydrogenedentota bacterium contains these coding sequences:
- a CDS encoding prepilin-type N-terminal cleavage/methylation domain-containing protein, which translates to MRPAAASKLRIHSTGFTLIELLVVIGIIGIIAALLLPALSKARAQARSVQCVNNLRQLYLANTMYANEHNGHYVPAAFDINNWLPGGNLHRWHGVREAVDQPFDPKKGPLAEYLADGRVKECPEFTEYRTIGDVGAEAFEAGTGGYGYNAYYVGGAYYMIDFMEAPEATTKDSRIFRPSETIMFADCAMPKDGGFVVEYGFAEPPYFVTSDHPTGNLDWGLATPSLHFRHNGRVNVVWCDGHISSEKFAWTSDNIYDGNNNYHAVGWFGPRNNYYFDCGTKEGYAGES; encoded by the coding sequence ATGAGACCTGCTGCCGCCTCAAAACTCCGGATTCACTCGACGGGCTTCACGCTCATCGAACTCCTCGTCGTCATCGGCATCATCGGTATCATTGCCGCATTGTTGCTGCCCGCCTTAAGCAAGGCGCGCGCCCAGGCCCGCAGCGTCCAATGCGTCAATAACCTCCGCCAGCTCTACCTTGCCAACACCATGTACGCCAACGAACACAACGGCCACTACGTGCCCGCCGCATTCGACATCAACAACTGGTTGCCGGGCGGCAACCTCCACCGCTGGCACGGCGTCCGCGAAGCCGTCGACCAACCCTTCGACCCCAAGAAAGGCCCCCTGGCCGAATACCTCGCCGACGGACGCGTCAAGGAATGTCCCGAGTTCACCGAGTACCGCACCATCGGCGACGTCGGCGCCGAAGCGTTCGAGGCCGGCACGGGCGGATACGGCTACAACGCCTATTATGTCGGCGGCGCATACTATATGATCGACTTCATGGAAGCCCCCGAGGCCACCACCAAAGACAGCCGGATCTTCCGCCCCTCCGAAACCATCATGTTTGCGGACTGCGCTATGCCCAAAGACGGCGGATTCGTCGTCGAATATGGATTCGCGGAACCCCCCTACTTCGTCACCAGCGACCACCCCACCGGCAACCTCGACTGGGGTCTCGCCACTCCCAGCCTCCACTTCCGGCACAACGGCCGCGTCAATGTCGTGTGGTGCGACGGACACATCTCCAGCGAAAAATTCGCATGGACCTCAGACAACATCTACGACGGAAACAACAACTATCACGCCGTCGGCTGGTTCGGACCCAGGAATAACTACTACTTCGACTGCGGAACCAAAGAAGGCTATGCCGGAGAATCGTAG